A section of the Oryza sativa Japonica Group chromosome 1, ASM3414082v1 genome encodes:
- the LOC136351062 gene encoding phytolongin Phyl1.1-like, with protein MISRRSKPREEAMKMESPGVQPAAAGEEEGGGGVFFCVAVTSRGRTDRLSYFQAEGDGDDAEEVARATAALCLDHAPEHHHWHHHTVVGRRTFAFLAGDDGRTYFAVADPTPGSAETVRFLQRVRDAFGSCGGGGGGGATRRRNQRDDAVDAVVWQFVRALRASAGRGTAALFPGDDSRGGGDASSADGDKDDEEEEDDRGGEAMAVAADGARRRTRRSWWRYSKVVIGVELVLFLVLFVVWMIVCKGFNCVQR; from the coding sequence ATGATTTCTCGCCGGTCAAAGCCAAGAGAGGAGGCgatgaagatggagagcccGGGGGTGCAGCCGGCGGCCGCCGgtgaagaagaaggcggcggcggcgtcttctTCTGCGTGGCGGTGACGTCCAGGGGCAGGACGGACCGGCTGTCCTACTTCCAGGCGGaaggggacggcgacgacgcggaggaggtggcccgcgccaccgccgcgctctGCCTCGACCACGCGCCGGAGCACCACCACTGGCACCACCACACCGTCGTCGGGCGGCGCACGTTCGCGTTCCTCGCCGGGGACGACGGCCGCACGTACTTTGCCGTGGCGGACCCGACGCCTGGCAGCGCCGAGACGGTCCGGTTCCTGCAGCGCGTCCGCGACGCGTtcggcagctgcggcggcggcggcggcggcggcgcgaccagGCGGCGCAACCAGCGCGACGACGCCGTGGACGCCGTCGTGTGGCAGTTCGTGCGGGCGCTGCGGGCCTCCGCGGGAAGAGGGACGGCAGCGCTGTTCCCCGGCGACGACTCACGAGGTGGAGGTGACGCGTCGAGCGCCGACGGCGAcaaggacgacgaggaggaggaggatgatcgTGGCGGCGAAGCGATGGCCgtcgcggcggacggcgcgcggcggcgaacgcGGCGCTCGTGGTGGCGCTACAGCAAGGTCGTGATCGGCGTGGAGTTGGTGCTGTTCCTCGTCCTGTTCGTCGTGTGGATGATCGTGTGCAAAGGCTTCAATTGTGTCCAGCGATGA
- the LOC107277261 gene encoding uncharacterized protein isoform X2 has translation MARNPTRTVYIGNLDEKISGQDKPSSNGNNPVMPKLNPVPLPKQPQFVHHSDMHVLHTPADPMVNGGTRDYGFSNYYPYSANPQALPVGPVHSYRGFSNGTYDCSTCIFGSIVNGRYGDYVLNAAGHGAPRQPMLYPSY, from the exons atggcgaggaaCCCTACCCGCACCGTCTACATAG GTAACTTGGATGAAAAG ATCTCTGGACAAGACAAACCCTCATCAAATGGCAATAATCCAGTAATGCCTAAACTCAATCCTGTACCATTACCAAAGCAGCCTCAGTTTGTGCATCATAGTGATATGCATGTATTGCATACCCCAGCGGATCCAATGGTAAATGGTGGGACAAGAGATTAtggcttttcaaactattatcCTTATAGTGCTAATCCCCAAG CATTACCAGTTGGACCCGTGCATAGCTACAGAGGGTTCAGCAATGGTACGTATGATTGCAGTACATGCATATTTGGTTCTATTGTTAATGGTAGGTATGGAGATTATGTTTTGAATGCTGCTGGCCATGGAGCTCCGAGGCAACCAATGTTGTATCCGTCCTACTAG
- the LOC9267520 gene encoding chloride channel protein CLC-c translates to MAVGTESGSGGVAESAPSTPMSAMTTTPISARSVRWESDMPDIEEGGGGLERPLLRRRGTNTTSQMAIVGANVCPIESLDYELVENEVYKQDWRSRGKLQIFHYQILKWVLALLVGLIVGLIGFFNNIAVENIAGFKLLLTTNLMLQNRYKAAFLWFISCNAMLAAAAAALCAYFGPAAAGSGIPEVKAYLNGVDAPSILAPSTLFVKIVGSIFGVSAGFVLGKEGPMVHTGACVASFLGQGGSRKYGFTWNWLRYFKNDLDRRDLITCGAAAGVTAAFRAPVGGVLFALEEATSWWRSALLWRTFSTTAVAAMVLRSLIEYCRSGNCGLFGKGGLIMFDVSSQVTSYTTMDLAAVVLLAIVGGLLGALFNFLLNRILRVYSYINEKGAPYKIILTVVISLVTSCCSFGLPWLTACTPCPPELAASGHCPTIGRSGNFKNFRCPPGQYNAMASLFLNTNDDAIRNLFSGGTESEFGVPMLLAFFTAVYSLGLVTYGVAVPSGLFIPVILSGASFGRLLGKLLGVLTGLDTGLFALLGAASFLGGTMRMTVSVCVILLELTNDLLLLPLIMLVLLVSKTVADCFNKGVYEQMVRMKGLPYLEAHAEPCMRSLVAGDVVSAPLIAFSSVESVGTVVDTLRRTGHNGFPVIEDAPFAPEPELCGLVLRSHLLVLLRAKTFTADRVKTGAAEVFRKLAPFDFAKPGSGKGLTVDDLDLTEEEMAMYVDLHPIANRSPYTVVENMSLAKAAVLFRQLGLRHMCVVPRTPGRPPVVGILTRHDFMPGYIRGLFPNVLRE, encoded by the exons ATGGCTGTAGGAACAGAGAGTGGCTCGGGCGGCGTAGCCGAGAGCGCCCCCTCGACGCCAATGTCGGCAATGACAACAACGCCCATATCGGCGAGGTCGGTGAGGTGGGAGAGCGACATGCCGGACatcgaggagggaggcggcgggctggagcggccgctgctgcgccgccgcggcaccAACACCACGTCGCAGATGGCCATCGTCGGCGCCAACGTCTGCCCCATCGAGAGCCTCGATTACGA ACTTGTGGAGAATGAAGTGTACAAGCAGGACTGGAGATCAAGGGGGAAATTGCAAATCTTCCACTATCAGATCCTTAAATGGGTCCTAGCACTTCTTGTTGGATTAATAGTTGGCCTAATAGGATTCTTCAACAACATTGCCGTCGAAAACATAGCCGGGTTCAAGCTGCTCCTGACGACCAATCTAATGCTCCAGAACAG GTACAAGGCGGCCTTTCTATGGTTTATCAGCTGCAATGCAATGTTGGCAGCAGCCGCTGCAGCATTGTGCGCTTACTTTGGCCCAGCGGCTGCCGGATCTGGCATACCTGAGGTGAAGGCCTATCTGAATGGTGTCGACGCGCCGTCCATCTTAGCGCCCAGTACCCTCTTCGTCAAG ATTGTTGGGTCTATATTTGGGGTGTCTGCTGGGTTTGTGCTGGGCAAGGAAGGTCCTATGGTGCACACTGGGGCTTGTGTTGCCTCCTTTCTAGGACAAGGCGGGTCGCGCAAGTATGGCTTCACTTGGAATTGGCTCAGGTACTTCAAGAATGATTTGGACCGCAGGGATCTGATCACCTGTGGAGCTGCAGCAGGAGTTACAGCAGCCTTCCGCGCCCCTGTCGGCGGTGTCCTCTTCGCACTTGAAGAAGCAACATCCTG GTGGCGGAGCGCGCTTCTCTGGAGGACATTCTCCACGACAGCAGTGGCGGCAATGGTGCTAAGGTCCCTAATAGAGTACTGCCGCAGCGGCAACTGTGGCCTGTTCGGGAAAGGAGGGCTGATCATGTTCGACGTAAGTTCACAGGTGACATCATACACCACCATGGATCTCGCCGCGGTTGTGCTGCTCGCCATCGTCGGCGGGCTACTTGGAGCACTCTTCAACTTCCTCCTCAATCGGATCCTTCGTGTGTATAGCTACATCAACGA GAAAGGCGCGCCGTACAAGATCATTCTTACGGTGGTCATCTCGCTGGTCACCTCGTGCTGCTCCTTCGGCTTGCCGTGGCTGACGGCGTGCACGCCATGCCCGCCGGAGCTGGCCGCCAGCGGCCACTGCCCGACCATCGGCCGCTCCGGCAACTTCAAGAACTTCCGGTGTCCGCCGGGGCAGTACAACGCCATGGCGTCGCTGTTCCTCAACACCAACGACGACGCCATCCGCAACCTCTTCAGCGGCGGCACGGAGAGCGAGTTCGGCGTGCCCATGCTGCTCGCGTTCTTCACCGCCGTCTACTCGCTCGGCCTGGTCACCTACGGCGTGGCCGTGCCGTCGGGCCTCTTCATCCCCGTGATCCTCTCCGGCGCGTCGTTCGGCCGGCTGCTCGGGAAGCTGCTCGGCGTGCTCACCGGCCTCGACACGGGGCTCTTCGCGCTGCTCGGCGCGGCGTCCTTCCTCGGCGGGACGATGCGGATGACGGTGTCGGTGTGCGTCATCCTCCTGGAGCTCACCAACGacctcctgctgctgccgctcATCATGCTGGTGCTGCTCGTCTCCAAGACGGTGGCCGACTGCTTCAACAAGGGCGTGTACGAGCAGATGGTGCGCATGAAGGGGCTCCCTTACCTGGAGGCGCACGCCGAGCCGTGCATGCGCAGcctggtcgccggcgacgtcgtgTCCGCGCCGCTCATCGCCTTCTCCAGCGTCGAGAGCGTCGGCACCGTCGTGGACACGCTGCGCCGCACGGGGCACAACGGGTTCCCGGTGATCGAGGACGCGCCGTtcgcgccggagccggagctgtGCGGCCTCGTGCTGCGCTCCCacctcctcgtgctcctccgCGCCAAGACCTTCACCGCCGACCGCGTCAAGACCGGCGCCGCCGAGGTGTTCCGCAAGCTCGCGCCGTTCGACTTCGCCAAGCCCGGGTCGGGCAAGGGCCTCACCGTCGACGACCTGGACCTCACCGAGGAGGAGATGGCCATGTACGTCGACCTCCACCCGATCGCCAACCGCTCGCCGTACACCGTAGTGGAGAACATGTCGCTGGCCAAGGCCGCCGTGCTCTTCCGCCAGCTCGGCCTCCGCCACATGTGCGTCGTGCCGAGGACGCCGGGG AGGCCGCCGGTGGTCGGGATCCTGACGCGACACGACTTCATGCCGGGTTACATCCGCGGGTTGTTTCCGAACGTCCTCCGTGAGTAG
- the LOC4325083 gene encoding uncharacterized protein isoform X1, with amino-acid sequence MSPPSVIGQFGDTTYTKVFVGGLAWETQKETMRKYFEQFGEILEAVVITDKNTGRSKGYGFVTFRDPDAAMRACVDPAPVIDGRRANCNLASLGVQRSRPPTPQHGGARSFRVMKSFSQQAGIQGGLGAAFPSHATFPHYAIPQGLPYHVYGYSPYSPDYSYPTNYYNIYGGAQYPFYGAAAAAAAAAAGMVTGSSPFYPYFQFGQSGSTTTNYASGQGYNLQYPQMFHFSTVASTAAAVTGFAQQYGGPLSLAASPQAQAGMTMALTAPTLPTPTQAAHPYRLIPSHFAVSAAPEQPLA; translated from the exons ATGAGTCCACCGAGTGTGATAGGGCAATTTGGGGACACAACCTACACCAAGGTGTTTGTAGGAGGGCTGGCATGGGAGACCCAGAAGGAGACCATGAGGAAGTACTTTGAGCAGTTTGGGGAGATCCTGGAGGCAGTTGTTATCACTGACAAGAACACTGGCAGATCCAAGGGCTATGGATTT GTTACCTTCCGGGACCCGGATGCGGCGATGAGGGCTTGCGTTGATCCCGCGCCGGTGATCGACGGGAGAAGGGCTAACTGTAATCTGGCTTCCCTTGGGGTTCAGAGATCTAGGCCTCCAACCCCACAGCATG GAGGGGCTAGGAGCTTTAGGGTGATGAAGTCCTTTAGCCAGCAGGCAGGGATCCAAGGTGGTCTGGGCGCAGCTTTTCCTTCTCACGCCACCTTCCCCCATTATGCTATCCCACAAGGTCTCCCTTACCATGTCTATGg GTACTCTCCCTATTCTCCAGACTACAGTTATCCCACA AACTACTACAACATCTACGGAGGAGCTCAATACCCATTTtatggagcggcggcggcggcggcagcagcagcagctggcaTGGTGACTGGAAGCAGCCCCTTTTATCCATATTTCCAGTTTGGGCAATCAGGAAGCACTACAACCAACTATGCAAGTGGACAAGGCTACAACTTGCAATACCCACAGATGTTTCACTTCTCAACTGTGGCTTCTACAGCTGCTGCTGTAACAGGTTTTGCACAGCAATATGGAGGGCCATTGTCTCTTGCAGCGAGTCCTCAAGCCCAAGCAG GCATGACTATGGCTCTCACAGCTCCTACTTTGCCGACTCCAACTCAGGCTGCTCATCCTTACCGGCTCATTCCCTCGCACTTTGCTGTGTCTGCTGCTCCAGAGCAACCCTTGGCCTAA
- the LOC4325081 gene encoding SUN domain-containing protein 4: MQRSRRALLKRKAAAAAKEEEEEAGVGVATAAAAGRRRRRRLYGFSVSLVVACWVVLLLLNPLVGHGNGQRDEGIFADEGSSDPSFDSVEPTLSEGSVDSVVQQENGENHALPGDSCAKPDENHVLSEETLLEKDQLCSNDEAQGDSMDALPKDNVDQGENLPRTDDDSVVHPEGEVESEGVPRPARLSRVVPPGLDEFKTRAIAERGKGVPSGQPGNVIHRREPSGKLYNYASAAKGAKVLEFNKEAKGASNILDKDKDKYLRNPCSAEGKFVIIELSEETLVDTIAIANFEHYSSNLKEFEMLSSLNYPTDSWETLGRFTVANAKIAQNFTFPEPKWARYLKLNLLSHYGSEFYCTLSMLEVYGMDAVEKMLENLIPVENKRLEPDDKMKEPVDQQTQLKEPTEGKESSHEPLDEDEFELEDDKLNGDSSKNGAHDQVTETRPIQAGRIPGDTVLKVLMQKVQSLDVSFSVLERYLEELNSRYGQIFKDFDADIDTKDALLEKIKLELKHLERSKDDFAKEIEGILSWKLVASSQLNQLLLDNVIIRSELERFREKQADLENRSFAVIFLSFVFGCLAIAKLSIGMIFNTCRLYNFEKFDRVKSGWLVLLFSSCIIASILIIQ, from the exons ATGCAGAGGTCGCGGAGAGCCCTTCTgaagaggaaggcggcggcggcggcgaaggaggaggaggaggaggcaggggTGGGCGTGGCtaccgcggcggccgccgggaggaggcggcggcggcggctgtacGGCTTCTCCGTCTCGCTTGTCGTCGCCTGCTGGGTCGTCCTGCTCCTGCTCAACCCCCTCGTCGGTCATGGGAACGGTCAACGAG ATGAAGGGATTTTTGCGGATGAAGGAAGCTCTGATCCCTCGTTTGATTCTGTTGAGCCTACCTTGAGCGAAGGCTCTGTTGATTCAGTTGTACAGCAGGAGAATGGGGAAAATCATGCGTTGCCAGGTGATAGCTGTGCTAAACCCGATGAAAATCATGTGCTTTCTGAAGAGACACTGCTGGAGAAAGATCAGCTTTGCTCCAATGATGAGGCACAGGGTGATAGCATGGATGCTCTGCCCAAGGATAACGTTGATCAGGGTGAGAATCTTCCACGGACAGATGATGATTCTGTAGTTCATCCAGAGGGGGAGGTGGAGAGCGAAGGTGTTCCAAGACCAGCAAGGTTATCACGAGTTGTCCCTCCTGGTCTTGATGAATTCAAGACACGAGCGATTGCGGAAAGAGGAAAGGGTGTCCCTAGTGGTCAACCTGGAAATGTGATCCACAGAAGGGAGCCTAGTGGGAAGTTGTACAATTATGCCTCGGCAGCTAAAGGGGCTAAGGTCCTGGAATTCAACAAGGAGGCCAAGGGTGCTTCTAACATCCTAGACAAGGATAAAGACAAGTATCTCCGCAATCCTTGCTCAGCAGAGGGGAAGTTTGTCATTATAGAGCTGTCTGAAGAAACCTTGGTAGATACAATCGCAATTGCAAATTTTGAGCACTATTCTTCTAACTTGAAAGAATTTGAAATGCTGAGCAGTCTGAATTATCCCACAGATAGCTGGGAAACACTCGGGAGATTCACTGTTGCAAATGCCAAGATTGCTCAGAATTTTACTTTTCCTGAGCCAAAGTGGGCTAGATATCTGAAACTCAACTTGCTTAGCCATTATGGTTCCGAATTCTACTGCACGCTCAGTATGCTTGAAGTGTATGGAATGGATGCGGTGGAAAAGATGCTGGAGAACTTGATTCCAGTTGAGAATAAAAGGCTGGAACCTGATGACAAAATGAAGGAACCAGTCGATCAGCAAACACAATTGAAGGAGCCCACTGAGGGAAAAGAATCCTCACATGAACCCCTGGATGAAGATGAGTTTGAACTAGAAGATGATAAACTAAACGGTGATTCATCAAAGAATGGTGCTCATGATCAAGTTACCGAGACAAGGCCAATTCAGGCTGGCAGGATTCCTGGAGATACAGTTCTTAAGGTACTAATGCAGAAGGTGCAATCTCTTGATGTGAGCTTTTCTGTCTTGGAGCGGTATCTAGAAGAACTAAATAGCAGATATGGGCAAATTTTTAAGGATTTTGATGCTGATATTGATACCAAAGATGCACTCTTGGAGAAAATCAAATTGGAGCTGAAGCATCTTGAGAGAAGCAAAGATGACTTT GCGAAAGAAATTGAAGGGATTCTCTCATGGAAACTAGTTGCTTCCTCACAGTTAAACCAGCTACTCTTGGATAATGTCATAATCAG ATCAGAACTTGAAAGATTTCGGGAAAAGCAGGCTGACTTGGAGAATAGAAGCTTTGCTGTAATATTCCTGAGTTTTGTTTTTGGATGTTTAGCGATTGCTAAGCTGTCTATAGGCATGATATTTAATACCTGTAGATTatataattttgaaaaattcGATAGGGTAAAATCTGGATGGCTTGTGTTGCTGTTCAGCAGTTGCATTATAGCCTCCATTTTGATAATACAGTGA
- the LOC4325080 gene encoding F-box protein At5g07610 produces MDGEIGEDMLTEILVRLPYKSLARFQCVATSWRRLISGDYLRRRLPLITSGVLYQEGRGGGGGGGGEGRRRQAYTYACASGGGDHGGGVAEADMGFFPGHETSTIIDGCNGMLLYYASQPAAAFHVVNPTTRRWARLPPPRGKTLLSVLAFDPSASPHYRVVCFTGWLPRGASVEVFDSEGGAWRDHELDFGLDTDAMSATMHYFDGAIHVLAYSGHVVRIDLGTMACAVTALPAPVSCRARAGHCRGRLRYASSDGTRLKFWELKNAATSEWALKHELGVNDLVAGEASGACQAVTFLFMAFHPDREMVYLWTPWKLVAFDMEKRRVEEEWEVGPEKEKEGAHLIQIWLFPFSRHLANSLA; encoded by the coding sequence ATGGACGGCGAGATTGGGGAGGACATGCTCACGGAGATTCTGGTGAGGCTGCCGTACAAGTCGCTGGCGAGGTTCCAGTGCGTGGCCACGTCGTGGCGGCGCCTCATCTCCGGCGACTACCTCCGCCGGAGGCTGCCGCTCATCACCTCCGGTGTGCTGTACCAGGAaggccggggcggcggcggcggcggcggcggcgaagggaggaggaggcaggcgTACACGTACGCGTGCGCGTCGGGGGGTGgtgaccacggcggcggcgtggcggaggCCGACATGGGATTCTTCCCCGGGCACGAGACGTCCACCATCATCGACGGGTGCAACGGCATGCTGCTGTACTACGCATcgcaaccggcggcggcgttccacGTCGTGAACccgacgacgcggcggtgggcgaggctgccgccgccgcgcgggaaGACGCTGCTGTCCGTGCTGGCGTTCGACCCCTCCGCGTCCCCGCACTACAGGGTGGTGTGCTTCACCGGGTGGCTCCCCCGCGGCGCGTCCGTCGAGGTGTTCGACTCCGAGGGCGGCGCGTGGCGCGACCACGAGCTCGACTTCGGGCTCGACACCGACGCCATGTCGGCCACCATGCACTACTTCGACGGCGCGATCCACGTGCTGGCCTACTCGGGCCACGTCGTCCGCATCGACCTCGGGACCATGGCGTGCGCGGTGACCGCGCTCCCGGCCCCGGTCAGCTGCCGGGCGCGCGCCGGGCACTGCCGTGGCCGCCTCCGGTACGCGTCCAGCGACGGCACGCGCCTCAAGTTCTGGGAGCTCAAGAACGCGGCCACATCGGAGTGGGCACTGAAGCACGAGCTGGGGGTCaatgacctcgtcgccggcgaggcgagcggaGCTTGCCAGGCCGTCACCTTCTTGTTCATGGCGTTCCACCCGGACAGGGAGATGGTGTACCTGTGGACGCCATGGAAGCTCGTGGCGTTCGACATGGAGAAGAGGCGCGTCGAGGAGGAGTGGGAGGTCGGgccggagaaggagaaggaaggCGCGCATCTCATTCAGATTTGGCTGTTTCCGTTCTCGCGCCATCTGGCCAACAGCTTGGCCTGA
- the LOC4325083 gene encoding uncharacterized protein isoform X2 produces MSPPSVIGQFGDTTYTKVFVGGLAWETQKETMRKYFEQFGEILEAVVITDKNTGRSKGYGFVTFRDPDAAMRACVDPAPVIDGRRANCNLASLGVQRSRPPTPQHGGARSFRVMKSFSQQAGIQGGLGAAFPSHATFPHYAIPQGLPYHVYGYSPYSPDYSYPTNYYNIYGGAQYPFYGAAAAAAAAAAGMVTGSSPFYPYFQFGQSGSTTTNYASGQGYNLQYPQMFHFSTVASTAAAVTGFAQQYGGPLSLAASPQAQAVCVPIKQA; encoded by the exons ATGAGTCCACCGAGTGTGATAGGGCAATTTGGGGACACAACCTACACCAAGGTGTTTGTAGGAGGGCTGGCATGGGAGACCCAGAAGGAGACCATGAGGAAGTACTTTGAGCAGTTTGGGGAGATCCTGGAGGCAGTTGTTATCACTGACAAGAACACTGGCAGATCCAAGGGCTATGGATTT GTTACCTTCCGGGACCCGGATGCGGCGATGAGGGCTTGCGTTGATCCCGCGCCGGTGATCGACGGGAGAAGGGCTAACTGTAATCTGGCTTCCCTTGGGGTTCAGAGATCTAGGCCTCCAACCCCACAGCATG GAGGGGCTAGGAGCTTTAGGGTGATGAAGTCCTTTAGCCAGCAGGCAGGGATCCAAGGTGGTCTGGGCGCAGCTTTTCCTTCTCACGCCACCTTCCCCCATTATGCTATCCCACAAGGTCTCCCTTACCATGTCTATGg GTACTCTCCCTATTCTCCAGACTACAGTTATCCCACA AACTACTACAACATCTACGGAGGAGCTCAATACCCATTTtatggagcggcggcggcggcggcagcagcagcagctggcaTGGTGACTGGAAGCAGCCCCTTTTATCCATATTTCCAGTTTGGGCAATCAGGAAGCACTACAACCAACTATGCAAGTGGACAAGGCTACAACTTGCAATACCCACAGATGTTTCACTTCTCAACTGTGGCTTCTACAGCTGCTGCTGTAACAGGTTTTGCACAGCAATATGGAGGGCCATTGTCTCTTGCAGCGAGTCCTCAAGCCCAAGCAG TGTGTGTCCCCATTAAACAGGCATGA
- the LOC107277261 gene encoding uncharacterized protein isoform X1, producing the protein MARNPTRTVYIGNLDEKVTERILYEILIQPGRVVDLCIPRDKETSCPKGYAFAEYETEEIAQYAVQLFSGLVRLYGKTLKFAISGQDKPSSNGNNPVMPKLNPVPLPKQPQFVHHSDMHVLHTPADPMVNGGTRDYGFSNYYPYSANPQALPVGPVHSYRGFSNGTYDCSTCIFGSIVNGRYGDYVLNAAGHGAPRQPMLYPSY; encoded by the exons atggcgaggaaCCCTACCCGCACCGTCTACATAG GTAACTTGGATGAAAAGGTAACTGAAAGAATATTGTATGAGATTCTTATTCAGCCAGGTCGTGTAGTAGACCTATGCATACCTCGTGACAAGGAAACTAGTTGTCCCAAAGGTTACGCTTTTGCTGagtatgaaacagaggaaatcGCACAGTATGCtgttcaacttttttcaggactTGTTCGGCTTTATGGTAAAACACTCAAATTTGCG ATCTCTGGACAAGACAAACCCTCATCAAATGGCAATAATCCAGTAATGCCTAAACTCAATCCTGTACCATTACCAAAGCAGCCTCAGTTTGTGCATCATAGTGATATGCATGTATTGCATACCCCAGCGGATCCAATGGTAAATGGTGGGACAAGAGATTAtggcttttcaaactattatcCTTATAGTGCTAATCCCCAAG CATTACCAGTTGGACCCGTGCATAGCTACAGAGGGTTCAGCAATGGTACGTATGATTGCAGTACATGCATATTTGGTTCTATTGTTAATGGTAGGTATGGAGATTATGTTTTGAATGCTGCTGGCCATGGAGCTCCGAGGCAACCAATGTTGTATCCGTCCTACTAG
- the LOC4325084 gene encoding DNA repair RAD52-like protein 1, mitochondrial — MASGALARLLLGRRAAATPLLARPFAAKARASRRPQEPAFPSEDEDDFAGGEVAAPAPTEGISKPLAEVLRELGKRVPEALVKTRVEDGFSLKYIPWHIVNKILNIHAPEWSGEVRSIVYSSDGKSVSVIYRVTLHGTDAEIYREATGTSSADDTGYGDPVQKAEAMAFRRACTRLGLGLHLYHEDMS, encoded by the exons ATGGCTTCCGGTGCCCtagcccgcctcctcctcggccgccgcgcggccgccacCCCTCTCCTCGCGCGCCCCTTCGCCGCGAAGGCCCGCGCGTCGCGCCGGCCGCAGGAGCCGGCCTTCCCGTcggaggacgaggacgacttcgccggcggcgaggtggccgcgcccgcgcccaccGAAGGCATCAGCAAGCCGCTCGCCGAGGTCCTCAGGGAGCTCGGTAAGAGGGTCCCCGAGGCCCTCGTCAAGACGCGCGTCGAAGATGGCTTCTCCCTGAAGTACATCCCATG GCACATTGTTAACAAAATTCTGAATATACATGCTCCAG AATGGTCTGGCGAGGTTCGCAGCATTGTTTATTCATCTGATGGAAAATCTGTATCTGTTATTTATCGCGTGACTCTCCATGGAACTGATGCAGAG ATCTACAGAGAAGCCACTGGAACTTCTTCTGCTGATGATACAGGCTATGGAGATCCTGTGCAGAAGGCTGAAGCAATGGCTTTTCGCCGAGCTTGTACCCGTCTTGGTCTTGGACTTCATCTCTATCATGAAGATATGTCATAA